The following nucleotide sequence is from Paracrocinitomix mangrovi.
AGGTGTTAAAGTGATCACATTGAGAAATAGTGATGAAATTGCTGCCGTTGCTAAGGTTTACAGAGATCGTGATGAAGAAGCTGCTGAAGGAGAAGAAGGAGAAACAAATGACGCAGAAGGAACAGCAGATAACAACTTAGGTAACGAAGAAGAATAAGTAATTGCCTTGATATTTAGTTTTTTCAATGGCAATCATTAAATTTGATCCCGACAAATCCGTCGGGATTTTTTTTAAGGCCAATTATTATGGCATAAAAATTGAACCTTGATTGTGGAATTAGAAAATTTTCGCATCAAAACAAAAAGAAATATTTAACAATGAAGAAGATATTACTTATAGCTGCAGTTGGAATCGTATCTGCGGCTTATTCGCAAAAAGGAAACACAAGTAGTGCCGGTATCGCATACGGAAACTACGAAAAAGCTTTTTTTAGCGGTGACATGGAAGAAGCTGCTGCAGAGTTAAAAGACGCTAAAGAGTTTATTGATAAATCGTATGTACACGAAGAAACTAAGGATGATCCTAAAACTTTGATGTATTACGGTAAAATCTATATCGCTATTCCTCAGGTTGCTGCGGTTAGTGGAGACGAAGTATTAAAAGCAGTTGACGGTGAAAAAGCTGTTCAAGACGGGTTTGCTGCTTTAAAAAGATCTAAAGAAGTAGATTCTAAAGGTAGATATCACAGTGATGTTGATGATTATTGTAATATGTACAGATCAATGTTGGCTAACCAGGGAATTAAATTCTACGAAGAAGAAAAATGGTTAGAAGCAATGGGAGGTTTAGTTGGAGCAGGTATGTTTGGAGAAGTGATGGGATTGTCTGATTCTATCTACTACTTCTATGGAGGTTTAGCTGCTTATAACATTGATTCAATGTCTACTGCTGCTGAAGCATTTTCTAAAACTTTAGAGTGGGGTTACCAACCAGGAACATCTGCTTATTACTATTCTCAAGCTTTGCAAAAGCAAGGAAAAACTGGTGATGCAGAGAAAATGTTGAAAGATGCAGTTGCTAAATATCCTAACAACAAGGATATCTTAATTGAAATGATCAATATCTACATTGATTCTGATAGAAAAGAAGAAGCGGTTCAAGCATTGAAAGATGCAATTGCTTTAGATCCTAACAATGCTCAATTAGCTTATACTGCCGGAACCATTTATGAAAACATGAATGATTTTGAAAATGCAGAAAAATCTTATTTGAAAGCATTAGAGTTGAATCCTAAAGATGCAAACATGATGTCTGCTTTAGGTGGTGTTTACTTTAACAAAGGAGCTGAGTTGAACAATGAAGCTAACAAGTTAGAGTTTGGAGATCCTAAATATGACGGAATGGTAGCTGAGTCTAAAGAATACTTTAAAAAGTCAATTCCTTACTTAGAGCAAGCTACTCAAGCTTCTCCTGATGATGTTAATTTCTGGATTGCATTAAAAGAAGCTTACGGAAAAGCCGGTGAAGTTGAAAAATTCAAAGAAGCGAAAGCAAAAGTAGCAGAGCTTCAAGCAAAATAATTAAGATCTAAGTATCTTTGAATCCTGATTTCCCAATGGAAGTCAGGATTTTTTTTGTTATTACAATTCAATCAGATGCTTACAGTATTTTCAGCTAAAGACTTTAGGTTGACAGAAGAGCAATTTGCAACCTTATATGACATCATTATTCACGCATATCGCGAGACAGAAAGTGAAATTTGGGGAGAAAATTATGTGCGGGTTAGTGAGCAGGAGTTTGGAGCTTGCATTGATAGAGACGAAATTCTAGTTGCTTTTTTAGATGGTAAAGTTGTGGGAGGAATCAGATATTTTCATTTGAGAGACAAAACCTGGACCTTTAGTTTGCTGGGAGCAGATTTTAACCAAAAAGGCAAAGGAATTGGTCGCGCTTTAATTGATGCGGTAGAGGAGAAGGTGAAAGAAAAAGGCGGAGATCGCATTCATATTGAGGTATTGCGTGCTGAAGATATTGATGTAGAATCAAAAAACATTCTGAGCAATTGGTATCAACGTTTGGGATATGATTTGGTAAAAACCATTGATGTATTTGAAGTGTATGATGATGCT
It contains:
- a CDS encoding tetratricopeptide repeat protein; this translates as MKKILLIAAVGIVSAAYSQKGNTSSAGIAYGNYEKAFFSGDMEEAAAELKDAKEFIDKSYVHEETKDDPKTLMYYGKIYIAIPQVAAVSGDEVLKAVDGEKAVQDGFAALKRSKEVDSKGRYHSDVDDYCNMYRSMLANQGIKFYEEEKWLEAMGGLVGAGMFGEVMGLSDSIYYFYGGLAAYNIDSMSTAAEAFSKTLEWGYQPGTSAYYYSQALQKQGKTGDAEKMLKDAVAKYPNNKDILIEMINIYIDSDRKEEAVQALKDAIALDPNNAQLAYTAGTIYENMNDFENAEKSYLKALELNPKDANMMSALGGVYFNKGAELNNEANKLEFGDPKYDGMVAESKEYFKKSIPYLEQATQASPDDVNFWIALKEAYGKAGEVEKFKEAKAKVAELQAK
- a CDS encoding GNAT family N-acetyltransferase, yielding MLTVFSAKDFRLTEEQFATLYDIIIHAYRETESEIWGENYVRVSEQEFGACIDRDEILVAFLDGKVVGGIRYFHLRDKTWTFSLLGADFNQKGKGIGRALIDAVEEKVKEKGGDRIHIEVLRAEDIDVESKNILSNWYQRLGYDLVKTIDVFEVYDDADKWNKLANPSVFDCYLKAL